The segment TTTTTTGAGCACGAAATACCCGGCAAAAGAACTCACCGTTAAAATTTTGTTCGATAGGAAAGGATCTGGTGGACACCGGGGCTACGGATTCGAAGTCCGCCGGTTCAGACTGTTAATTCAGGGGTCTTGATGGAGAAGCTGTCAGGTGCCGTACAGTCGGGTGGCGGGTCTGATGCCCCGTATCCACCGGTTACGGAACCTGACAACATTTGAGCGGGCACGCCGTTCCTGAAAATGTTGCAGGGAGCCGGGGTCGCCGGCAGCCTGGTAAAAATACTTGTGAAAGTAATTCATTGTGTCGAGCCAGGCTGAGGGTTTAATACCCAAACGTTCCAGTACCTGGTCAGCTGCCTGTCGGGTCGCAAAACCTGTTTCCGCGGCTTTCCCGGGCAGCCGTGAGGCACTCCAGGCCACCAGGTCGAAATAGTCCTGCTGTCTTATGGGTAGACTATGCTCAGCCACACTGCTTCCACCGGTGTCAAAACTCATGAGGCGGGCGCCTGATGTCTTGAGGCGACGCTGTTGCTCGAAATACTCACCGTAGTGGCGCAGTAACGATTTTTGCTGGCGACTTCTCTGCTTAACCCTTCGGGCATGATTCACCAACCGCTCCTGGATTGATGTGAAGTCACTCCCTTCCGGGGTTTCGCTCAGCCCGGCCCGTGCCGGATTGAGGTCCACATAGGCCATGCAGGTCACCAGCGCTTTCTCATCCAGCAACGCCTGACTCTTGAATCGGCCCTCCCAGAATCTACCTGTACAGTCATCTTCCCTGTTGGCGCGCCGGGCAATGCTTTCGTTCAGGCAGCGCATGAACCAGCTTATGTCAGCGAGACGTTCACGCCACTGTTCAATCAAATTCCGACGGTATTCCCTGGCTGCCTTGCTGGAGTGGTTGCTGGCCACGGTTTCGAGCGCCGCTGCATTGCGACTGAAGAGCCGTGTCCAGCGTCTGATGACTTCATCCTGACTCCAGTCCGACGCCTGCTTACCATCCACATGCAGCACCAGGTGATAATGGTTACTCATCACTGCGTAGGCACAGATATCAATGGAAAAAATCGACGAAAGCTGCTTCGCCCGCTCTACCAGCCATACCTTGCGGTGATCGAAGTTCTCCCCGGTGAACGGATCGTCACCACAGAGAAAGGCCCGCCTGACGCAGCGCGTTATGCAGTGGTAATACGGCGTATCGTCCAGCGATACCTGTTGATGCCTGGCTCGAGTCATGGGCAGGGCGACTGGGTTTCCCGGTAGTTGCTTATCTTTATTAATCGACGCTTTTTGTCTTAAGGCCAGCTTTATGATTGATACTCGCCACTTTTTGACGATTATTCTCCGTTTCCGGAGGCTCCTCCAGCTGTGACAGGCCAGCGTATACCGGCTGTAATTCCGCCTTGAGCGGAAGGTCGCCGCAAAGCCGGCGCCTGGCGTTAACCAACCACAGGCCCCATTAATTCCAGCGTGGATCTGACTGCCTGAGCCCGTTTCCTGGCGCCAAGACCCGCCTGGCAGGGTCTTGGCGCTGTCGTGCTCAGTCGAACGGGTGCCTCAACACGATTGTTTCCGAGCGATCCGGACCCGTGGAAATGATGTCAACGGGCGCTTCCACGACTTCCTCAATAAAACGTATATAGGCTCGTGCATTCTCCGGCAGCTGCTCAAGGGTCCGGGCCCCGGCCGTGCTCTCGTTCCAGCCTGGCAGTTCCTCGAAGACCGGCTCCAGAGTCGCCGCTCCGTCTACATTCATGAGCCAGGAAGAAACCGTACCGCCGTCACCCTGATAACCGGTGCAGACTTTAATGGTCTCCAGCCCATCCAGAACGTCCAGCTTGGTCAGACAGATTCCGGACACGCTGTTTACCCTGATAGCCTGGCGCACGGCAGCGGCGTCGAACCAGCCGCATCGTCTGTCTCTGCCGGTCGTTGCACCCTTTTCATGTCCTACCGTTGCCAGGTGTTTACCGACGTCGTCAAACAGTTCGGTGGGGAACGGGCCGGTACCCACACGGGTTGCGTAGGCCTTGGTTATACCCAATACATAATCCAGGTAAAGAGGACCATAACCACTGCCTGTAGCCGTTCCCCCGGCGGTCGTGTTAGAAGAGGTGACGAAAGGGTAAGTGCCATGGTCAATATCCAACATCGATCCTTGAGCGCCTTCGAACAAAATACTGTCGCCCTGCTTGCGATGACGATGCAGTATTTCTATGGTGTCATCCACGATGTGCGAGATTTTACCGACCAGTTCAAGACTCTGATCCAGTGTCTCCTGAAATTCCACCGGCTGTACCTGGTAGTATTTTTCCAGAATAAAGTTATGGTACTCCATCAGGCCTTCCAGCCTGGCCGTAAACTGCGCTTCATCCAGTGCTTCCGCCAGACGAATACCCCGTCTGGCCGCCTTGTCTTCGTAAGCGGGCCCTATACCACGCCCGGTGGTGCCAAGCCGGGTATCCCGCGCCTTATCCAATGCCACGTGGGTAGGCAGAATCAATGGGCACGCACCGCTTATTCGCAGCCGCTCGCGGACCGGTATGGAGCGCGCCTCGAGTTCCGAGATTTCTTCCCACAAAGCATCAAGACTCAGGACTACACCGTTTCCGATCAGGCAGTCCACGCCATCCCTCAGAATGCCTGATGGTAAAAGGTGAAGCACCGTTTTCTGACCGTCGATTACCAGGGTATGCCCGGCATTGTGTCCGCCCTGAAAGCGCACGACCACTTTGGCCTGGTCGGTCAATAAATCAACAATCTTTCCTTTGCCTTCGTCACCCCACTGGGTGCCCAACACAACAACGCTCTTTCCCATTCCGTGCAATCCACTCTTTAAATTAGCCATTCAGGACCAGGCTTCTACAGCGGCCTAATCAAATTTTTCTACCACCCACCGACCGGATCGGCTGGCAATAAAACGATCACAACCCAATTCAGCGCCATCGACACCACCCTCAGCGGCATCGCCGGATGAAAGGCTCATGATGACGATCTCGCCCGAGGTCCGCAGATCCTGCACAAGCTGCATCAAAGCGTCGTCGCTTACAGCAGGAGCCAGGATACCTTTGGGCCTTTCGAAGCGGCGGTGAGTCAGGCGCGACAGCACCTTGAGATCACAATCGAATCCTGAAGCCGGACGGGCGCGGCCGAATACTTCGCCAATGTCGTCATACCGCCCGCCCTTGGCTACCGCCCGGCCGTTCTCTGGCGTGTAGGCAGCGAATACTATGCCCGTGTGGTATTCGTAGCCGCGCAACTCGCACAGGTCGAAACATAAGACAGTGTCGGCAGACCGGCTTTTCACCCCCCGGGTGATTGCTTCCAGCTCGTAGAGTTCCTTGCGAACTGCCTCGGGAGCCTCGGCAAACACCTCCAGTGCCTGCTCCAGTGTTTCAGCGCCGCCGCTGAGACGACTGAGCTGATAGAGCATTTCCCGCAAATCGGCGTCCCCCACAACCTGCCGCAACAACGTATCGATCTCGGCATAGGCTTTGCGCTGAACCAGATCGAACAGCGTTTCCTCGGTCTTGTCATCCAGCTGTGCCTCAGCCACCAGCGAGCGAAAAATACCCACGTGGCCGAGTACGAGATGAATATTCTTTATATCAGCCTGTTGCAGCGTTGCGATCATGAGGCAGATTAATTCCACATCGGCTTCGACACCGGAATGACCGAACAACTCCGCACCAATGCGGAAAGGCACTCGTGACGTCAGCAAACCTCGAGGCCTGGTGTGAAGAACGCTGTCGGCGTAGCAAAGACGAACCGGCCCTTCCAGATTCAGGCAATGGGCATCAATGCGGGCGACCTGGGGTGTCATATCGGCACGAATCCCCATCATCCTGCCACTCAACTGATCGGTTACTTTGAAAGTATGCAGATCCAGATCCTGGGAAGTGCCCACCAGCAGGGAATCGAGAAATTCAACGAACGGCGTCATTACCAGTTGATATCCCCAACTGCTGTACAGATCGAGGATCTCACGTCGCAAAGATTCCAGCACAAATGCCTCATCAGGTAGAATTTCTTCTACACCCTCAGGCAATATCCATCGGCCAGCTGAATTCATTTAATCTCTCTCCGGCTCCCCAGCCTGTCT is part of the Gammaproteobacteria bacterium genome and harbors:
- a CDS encoding transposase, which encodes MTRARHQQVSLDDTPYYHCITRCVRRAFLCGDDPFTGENFDHRKVWLVERAKQLSSIFSIDICAYAVMSNHYHLVLHVDGKQASDWSQDEVIRRWTRLFSRNAAALETVASNHSSKAAREYRRNLIEQWRERLADISWFMRCLNESIARRANREDDCTGRFWEGRFKSQALLDEKALVTCMAYVDLNPARAGLSETPEGSDFTSIQERLVNHARRVKQRSRQQKSLLRHYGEYFEQQRRLKTSGARLMSFDTGGSSVAEHSLPIRQQDYFDLVAWSASRLPGKAAETGFATRQAADQVLERLGIKPSAWLDTMNYFHKYFYQAAGDPGSLQHFQERRARSNVVRFRNRWIRGIRPATRLYGT
- a CDS encoding adenylosuccinate synthase: MGKSVVVLGTQWGDEGKGKIVDLLTDQAKVVVRFQGGHNAGHTLVIDGQKTVLHLLPSGILRDGVDCLIGNGVVLSLDALWEEISELEARSIPVRERLRISGACPLILPTHVALDKARDTRLGTTGRGIGPAYEDKAARRGIRLAEALDEAQFTARLEGLMEYHNFILEKYYQVQPVEFQETLDQSLELVGKISHIVDDTIEILHRHRKQGDSILFEGAQGSMLDIDHGTYPFVTSSNTTAGGTATGSGYGPLYLDYVLGITKAYATRVGTGPFPTELFDDVGKHLATVGHEKGATTGRDRRCGWFDAAAVRQAIRVNSVSGICLTKLDVLDGLETIKVCTGYQGDGGTVSSWLMNVDGAATLEPVFEELPGWNESTAGARTLEQLPENARAYIRFIEEVVEAPVDIISTGPDRSETIVLRHPFD
- a CDS encoding ATP phosphoribosyltransferase regulatory subunit, with protein sequence MNSAGRWILPEGVEEILPDEAFVLESLRREILDLYSSWGYQLVMTPFVEFLDSLLVGTSQDLDLHTFKVTDQLSGRMMGIRADMTPQVARIDAHCLNLEGPVRLCYADSVLHTRPRGLLTSRVPFRIGAELFGHSGVEADVELICLMIATLQQADIKNIHLVLGHVGIFRSLVAEAQLDDKTEETLFDLVQRKAYAEIDTLLRQVVGDADLREMLYQLSRLSGGAETLEQALEVFAEAPEAVRKELYELEAITRGVKSRSADTVLCFDLCELRGYEYHTGIVFAAYTPENGRAVAKGGRYDDIGEVFGRARPASGFDCDLKVLSRLTHRRFERPKGILAPAVSDDALMQLVQDLRTSGEIVIMSLSSGDAAEGGVDGAELGCDRFIASRSGRWVVEKFD